A genomic window from Pseudomonas argentinensis includes:
- a CDS encoding di-heme-cytochrome C peroxidase translates to MRLIRRAVQIIILLLLTALLVIVYYIARPNLPAYTPVEKVHYLGQWNDQQRQFYYYTPQGTSVKGLQYAWFSALELPFSKAKFADPDYLARFGFLTQPAQKATALNPGNLPVGFARHQDDESGVQYLDITCAACHTGELRYQGQAVRIDGGAALHSLASTVPTLKGGSFGQALGMSMAFTYYNPLKFRRFAHEVLGEHYQRDYDSLRVEFKQVLDRLLNTAYNDWHRGLYPTEEGFGRTDAFGRIANTVFGDSIDAANYRVADAPVSYPHLWDIWKFDWVQWNGSAMQPMARNVGEALGVGASLHLLDDNGRAVPHDQRYASSVRINDLYQLEETLKHLQPPAWPQQVLGKIDLPLASRGRALFQENCAHCHAPKVVPPDRRMAPDRDPEWYMQVVETSVVGTDSTTADNIADHRFDIRKLGWKKDELAKLDVELHSNSLDKIDFSAISTAEALAYVTAYVEDRAYRDNGITPEQRKRMNGYGLPIGVQEIRGYKVRPLDGIWATPPFLHNGSVPTLFHLLSPVSERPSSFWVGNFEFDPKHVGFVSDKFPGGFLLDTRIKGNGNGGHEFRDGCRNDGVIGRGLQPEERWALVEYLKVLGNTALENQLSEVPAKPWSPGQYCQGSVKANLEESNDA, encoded by the coding sequence ATGCGCCTCATTCGCCGCGCCGTGCAGATCATCATTCTGCTCCTGCTGACCGCTCTGCTGGTCATCGTCTACTACATCGCCAGGCCCAATCTGCCGGCTTACACGCCGGTGGAAAAAGTGCACTACCTCGGCCAGTGGAACGATCAGCAGCGTCAGTTCTATTACTACACGCCCCAGGGCACCTCGGTAAAAGGCCTGCAGTATGCCTGGTTCTCGGCGCTGGAACTGCCGTTCAGCAAGGCCAAGTTCGCCGATCCGGACTATCTCGCGCGCTTCGGTTTTCTGACCCAGCCCGCACAGAAAGCCACGGCCTTGAACCCCGGCAACCTGCCCGTGGGTTTTGCCCGCCACCAGGACGATGAAAGCGGCGTTCAGTACCTGGACATTACCTGCGCCGCCTGCCACACCGGCGAGCTACGCTATCAGGGCCAGGCGGTACGTATCGACGGTGGCGCCGCGCTGCACTCGCTGGCATCCACCGTGCCGACGCTCAAGGGCGGCAGCTTTGGCCAGGCCCTCGGCATGAGCATGGCGTTCACCTACTACAATCCGCTGAAGTTCCGCCGCTTCGCCCATGAGGTGCTGGGTGAGCATTACCAGCGTGACTACGACAGCCTGCGCGTGGAGTTCAAGCAGGTGCTCGATCGCTTGCTGAATACCGCCTACAACGACTGGCACCGCGGCCTCTACCCGACCGAAGAAGGCTTTGGCCGTACCGATGCGTTCGGCCGCATCGCCAACACCGTCTTCGGTGACAGCATCGATGCGGCGAACTACCGCGTGGCCGACGCGCCGGTCAGCTATCCGCATCTGTGGGACATCTGGAAATTCGACTGGGTGCAATGGAACGGTTCGGCCATGCAACCCATGGCCCGTAACGTCGGTGAGGCGCTGGGGGTCGGCGCCTCGCTGCATCTGCTCGACGACAACGGGCGCGCCGTGCCCCACGACCAGCGCTACGCCTCCAGTGTACGCATCAACGACCTCTACCAGCTGGAAGAAACGCTCAAGCACCTGCAGCCACCCGCCTGGCCGCAACAGGTCCTTGGCAAGATCGACCTGCCCCTCGCCAGCCGGGGGCGCGCCCTGTTCCAGGAAAACTGCGCCCATTGCCACGCCCCGAAGGTCGTACCACCGGATCGGCGCATGGCGCCCGATCGGGATCCCGAGTGGTACATGCAGGTCGTCGAAACGTCCGTCGTGGGTACCGATTCCACCACCGCCGACAATATCGCCGACCACCGCTTCGACATCCGCAAGCTGGGCTGGAAGAAAGACGAACTGGCCAAACTGGATGTCGAACTACACAGTAACAGCCTCGACAAGATCGACTTCAGCGCCATCTCCACTGCCGAGGCGCTGGCCTATGTCACCGCCTACGTCGAAGACCGCGCCTACCGCGACAACGGCATCACGCCCGAGCAGCGCAAACGCATGAATGGTTACGGCCTGCCCATTGGCGTCCAGGAAATTCGTGGCTACAAGGTACGCCCCCTGGATGGCATCTGGGCCACTCCACCCTTCCTGCACAACGGCTCGGTGCCAACGCTGTTTCATCTGCTGTCGCCCGTATCGGAGCGGCCCAGCAGCTTCTGGGTGGGTAATTTCGAATTCGATCCCAAACATGTGGGTTTCGTCAGCGACAAGTTTCCCGGCGGCTTCCTGCTCGATACCCGTATCAAGGGCAACGGCAACGGTGGCCATGAGTTTCGCGATGGCTGCCGCAACGACGGCGTCATCGGCCGCGGCCTGCAACCGGAAGAACGCTGGGCGCTGGTCGAGTACCTGAAAGTGCTGGGTAATACCGCCCTGGAAAACCAGTTGAGCGAGGTGCCGGCCAAGCCCTGGAGCCCGGGGCAATACTGCCAGGGCAGCGTGAAAGCCAATCTCGAGGAGTCCAACGATGCTTAA
- the pnuC gene encoding nicotinamide riboside transporter PnuC, protein MSPLEVCASLLGLIAVWLTVRQNPWCWPIGLVMVVLYAWLFFQARLYSNTLLQCIYAALQLYGWWHWTRGERPDERLQVSSLGLRQTLFGLALGVLGSAVLGLLMMTYTDASAPWQDATLCAFSLVAQVWMAKKRLQCWALWVLLDVLFVVLFIDQGLYLTAALYALFTLLACHGWLTWRREVVAARP, encoded by the coding sequence ATGTCACCGCTAGAAGTCTGCGCCTCGTTGCTCGGCCTGATCGCCGTCTGGCTGACCGTGCGACAGAACCCCTGGTGCTGGCCCATCGGGCTGGTCATGGTGGTGCTCTATGCGTGGCTGTTCTTCCAGGCCAGGCTCTACTCCAACACGCTGCTGCAATGCATCTACGCCGCCCTGCAGCTCTACGGCTGGTGGCACTGGACGCGCGGCGAGCGTCCCGACGAGCGCTTGCAGGTATCCAGCCTGGGCCTGCGCCAGACGCTCTTCGGCCTTGCCCTGGGCGTGCTCGGCTCGGCTGTACTGGGCCTGCTGATGATGACCTACACCGATGCCAGTGCGCCCTGGCAGGACGCGACGCTGTGCGCCTTCAGCCTCGTCGCGCAGGTGTGGATGGCCAAGAAGCGCCTGCAGTGTTGGGCGCTGTGGGTACTCCTCGACGTGCTGTTCGTCGTGCTGTTCATCGATCAGGGGCTGTACCTTACCGCTGCGCTGTACGCCTTGTTCACGCTGCTTGCCTGCCATGGCTGGCTGACCTGGCGCCGCGAAGTGGTCGCTGCGCGGCCATGA
- a CDS encoding FMN-dependent NADH-azoreductase, which translates to MKLLHLDSSILGDASASRQLSAAVTEAWKSSQADIQVTYRDLASDALSHFSAASLVAGGTPAELRDAAQAHEVALAEATLEEFLAADAIIIGAPMYNFTIPTQLKAWIDRVCVAGKTFAYDENGPKGLAGGKKVIIASTAGGVHAGQASGQAHEDYLIRVLNFLGITDIEVVRAEGLAYGEEPKANALRSAHTQIDGLFAAA; encoded by the coding sequence ATGAAACTTCTGCATCTCGATTCCAGCATTCTTGGCGACGCTTCCGCTTCTCGCCAGCTCAGCGCAGCGGTTACCGAAGCCTGGAAAAGCAGCCAGGCCGATATACAGGTGACCTACCGCGACCTGGCCAGCGATGCCCTGAGCCACTTCTCGGCAGCCAGCCTGGTTGCCGGTGGCACGCCAGCGGAACTGCGCGACGCCGCCCAGGCGCACGAAGTGGCCCTGGCCGAAGCGACGCTGGAAGAATTCCTGGCGGCCGACGCCATCATCATCGGTGCACCCATGTACAACTTCACCATCCCCACCCAGCTCAAGGCCTGGATCGATCGAGTCTGTGTCGCCGGCAAGACCTTCGCCTATGACGAGAACGGCCCGAAGGGCCTGGCAGGCGGCAAGAAAGTGATCATCGCCTCCACTGCCGGCGGCGTCCACGCCGGGCAAGCCAGTGGCCAGGCCCATGAGGACTACCTGATTCGGGTGCTGAATTTCCTGGGCATCACCGATATCGAGGTGGTGCGTGCCGAAGGCCTGGCATACGGTGAAGAGCCGAAAGCCAACGCACTGCGTAGCGCCCACACGCAGATCGACGGGCTGTTCGCCGCCGCCTGA
- a CDS encoding DUF1294 domain-containing protein — MQGREQAGRIKRWDDDKGFGFIQPIAGEGDLFAHISAMRGDRRPAVGDQVLFVAGRDERGRPRAEHVRLAGELAIDQPQIGVKPGTGKPSAKAARPTARRAGRPRGALRNPLAKWLIFAALCLLPVVGALRWLAIGTVWPALLYPVASVLCLFLYWHDKNSAQQRRQRMPENTLHLIELAGGWPGALVAQQAFRHKTRKASYQLVFWAIVVLHQLVWIDRLMLGGAYTSGWLRGLL; from the coding sequence ATGCAGGGCCGGGAACAGGCCGGGCGCATCAAGCGCTGGGACGATGACAAGGGCTTTGGGTTTATCCAGCCCATTGCCGGTGAGGGCGACCTGTTCGCGCACATTTCGGCGATGCGCGGGGATCGTCGGCCTGCTGTGGGTGACCAGGTGCTGTTCGTGGCCGGGCGTGACGAGCGCGGCCGCCCGCGTGCCGAGCATGTGCGCCTGGCCGGTGAGCTGGCCATCGACCAGCCGCAGATTGGTGTCAAACCTGGTACCGGCAAGCCCAGCGCCAAGGCTGCCAGGCCAACCGCGCGCAGGGCCGGACGGCCTAGGGGTGCACTGCGTAACCCGCTCGCCAAATGGCTGATTTTCGCCGCGTTGTGCCTGCTGCCGGTGGTCGGCGCATTGCGCTGGCTGGCGATTGGGACGGTGTGGCCGGCGCTGCTCTATCCCGTGGCCAGCGTGCTGTGCTTGTTTCTTTACTGGCACGACAAGAACAGCGCCCAGCAACGCCGCCAGCGTATGCCGGAAAACACCTTGCACCTGATCGAGCTGGCAGGCGGCTGGCCGGGTGCGCTGGTGGCCCAGCAGGCCTTTCGGCACAAGACGCGCAAGGCGTCCTACCAGCTGGTGTTCTGGGCCATCGTGGTGCTGCACCAGCTGGTCTGGATCGATCGGTTGATGCTCGGCGGTGCCTACACCAGCGGCTGGTTGCGCGGCCTGTTATAG
- a CDS encoding AAA family ATPase, translating into MNVLVLTGPESTGKSWLASELQQRFGGIVVGEYVRHFIDSLQRDTCYADISTIARGQLAWEDAALAQRPHLLILDTHLLSNILWSRTLFGDCPDWMEPALLAREYHLHLLLDPRGVEWVGDGQRCQPDLAERLAFYQGCAQWLTANGQNVVEIAGTWHERQRAAIDCVTNWLGISG; encoded by the coding sequence ATGAACGTCCTGGTTCTGACCGGCCCGGAATCCACCGGCAAGAGCTGGCTGGCGAGCGAACTGCAACAGCGCTTCGGCGGTATAGTGGTCGGTGAATACGTCCGCCACTTCATCGATAGCCTGCAGCGCGATACCTGCTACGCCGATATCTCCACCATCGCCCGCGGGCAGCTCGCCTGGGAAGATGCCGCCCTTGCGCAGCGCCCTCACCTGCTGATCCTCGACACCCATCTGCTCAGCAATATCCTCTGGAGCCGCACCCTGTTCGGTGATTGCCCGGACTGGATGGAGCCGGCCCTGCTGGCCCGGGAGTATCACCTGCACCTGCTGCTCGACCCGCGCGGCGTCGAGTGGGTCGGCGACGGCCAACGCTGCCAGCCGGACCTGGCAGAGCGCCTGGCCTTTTATCAGGGCTGCGCGCAATGGCTCACGGCCAATGGTCAGAACGTGGTGGAAATCGCCGGTACCTGGCATGAACGACAGCGCGCAGCGATAGATTGCGTGACCAACTGGCTGGGCATCAGCGGATAG
- a CDS encoding anti-sigma factor, whose protein sequence is MISTDPAERRALIGEYVLGLLGQEQADEVAELIERDPQAAAMALQWQQHFLELSDRLEPSAPSPALWPRLQQTLNLGQRTSAWQAWWSSLSAWRLTSAALAMALIMALLPMPWQSDTPQASYTAVLQPPGEAAAPGWVVHIDAAGTLLLEPLRDDQVAADRSVQFWTLVDPKDGPRSLGLVEPGKRLTLSAEQIGAVRAGQLFELTLEPSGGSPLNRPTGEVLYIGRAVMAAVD, encoded by the coding sequence ATGATCAGCACCGACCCCGCAGAACGCCGCGCGCTGATCGGCGAATACGTGCTTGGCCTGCTCGGGCAGGAGCAGGCCGACGAAGTCGCCGAACTGATCGAGCGCGACCCGCAGGCTGCCGCCATGGCGCTGCAATGGCAGCAGCACTTTCTCGAACTCAGTGACAGGCTCGAACCCAGCGCGCCCTCGCCGGCCCTCTGGCCTAGGTTGCAGCAAACCCTGAATCTGGGCCAGCGAACCAGCGCCTGGCAGGCCTGGTGGTCGAGCTTGAGCGCCTGGCGTCTGACCAGCGCAGCCCTGGCAATGGCGCTGATCATGGCCCTGTTGCCCATGCCCTGGCAGAGCGACACCCCGCAGGCGAGCTACACCGCCGTCCTGCAACCGCCGGGCGAAGCGGCAGCGCCAGGCTGGGTGGTGCATATCGATGCAGCCGGCACCTTGCTGCTCGAACCGCTGCGCGATGACCAGGTCGCGGCGGACCGCTCGGTACAGTTCTGGACACTGGTCGATCCCAAGGACGGCCCCCGTTCGCTGGGTCTGGTCGAGCCGGGCAAGCGCCTGACCCTGTCCGCCGAGCAGATCGGCGCGGTACGCGCCGGTCAGCTGTTCGAGCTGACCCTGGAACCATCCGGCGGTTCGCCGCTGAACCGGCCTACGGGTGAAGTGCTGTATATCGGCCGTGCAGTGATGGCGGCAGTGGACTGA
- a CDS encoding dienelactone hydrolase family protein has translation MKKSLLSAALLGLAGLAQAGVVVKSVPYEIDGQPFEGKLIYDDAISEPRPGLLMVPNWMGVTDASAEKAARAAGDKYVVFMADMYGKNIRPSNADEAKQAATTVRRDRALMRKRAQAAVEVLKAQTTQVALDTTKLGAIGFCFGGGTVLELARSGAPLKAFVSFHGNLDTPNPADANDIKAPVLVLHGADDPAVPQAQVDGFVAEMKATKVDWQLVSYGGAVHSFTNPQANTPGSNQYHPLVAARAFKAMNNLLDEVFE, from the coding sequence ATGAAGAAATCACTGTTGTCGGCAGCGTTGCTGGGGCTGGCAGGGCTGGCGCAGGCGGGTGTGGTGGTCAAGAGCGTGCCCTACGAGATCGATGGCCAGCCGTTCGAAGGCAAACTGATCTACGACGATGCGATCAGCGAACCACGCCCCGGCTTGCTGATGGTGCCGAACTGGATGGGGGTCACTGACGCCTCTGCCGAGAAGGCGGCACGGGCTGCCGGCGACAAGTACGTGGTGTTCATGGCCGACATGTACGGCAAGAACATCCGCCCCAGCAATGCCGACGAAGCCAAGCAAGCGGCAACGACAGTACGCAGGGACCGCGCGCTGATGCGCAAGCGCGCCCAGGCCGCCGTCGAGGTGCTCAAGGCGCAAACCACCCAGGTGGCACTGGATACCACCAAACTGGGTGCGATCGGTTTCTGTTTTGGCGGTGGAACCGTGCTGGAGCTGGCCCGTTCGGGTGCACCATTGAAAGCCTTCGTGTCGTTCCACGGCAACCTGGATACGCCAAACCCGGCCGATGCCAATGACATCAAGGCGCCGGTGCTGGTGCTGCACGGTGCCGATGATCCGGCGGTGCCGCAGGCGCAGGTCGATGGCTTCGTTGCAGAGATGAAGGCCACCAAGGTGGACTGGCAACTGGTCAGCTATGGCGGTGCGGTGCATTCATTCACCAACCCACAGGCCAATACGCCGGGTAGCAATCAGTACCACCCACTGGTCGCAGCCCGTGCCTTCAAGGCGATGAACAATCTGCTCGATGAGGTGTTCGAGTAA
- a CDS encoding MFS transporter: protein MTARKPQAPGQTARILAVVFFTFIGFLCVGLPLAVLPGFVLNDLGYGSVMAGLVISLQYLVTLVSRPLTGMLIDRIGPKRAVVYGLGGTLGSGVLTLAATSLHGASGETGLGLLLAGRVALGISQALIGTGSITWGIGRVGAENTARVISWNGIASYGAIAIGAPLGVLMAATLGLWSIGAAITLLSLGALWVARDKPAIPVIQGKRLPFHNVFLAIAPNGLALALGSIGFGTLATFVTLYYASLGWEHAAYCLSAFGLAFIAARLLFAGAIERRGGYRVATVCLAIETLGLLLLWIAPIPALALCGAALTGFGLSLVYPALGVEAIGNIPAASRSSALGAYALFFDLALGVAGPLMGLVATAYDYGAVFLASGLLALLGLGLSLLLLRRAQLPKAVQP, encoded by the coding sequence ATGACCGCTCGCAAGCCCCAGGCTCCCGGCCAGACCGCGCGAATTCTGGCCGTGGTGTTTTTCACCTTCATCGGTTTTCTCTGCGTCGGCCTGCCCTTGGCCGTGCTGCCCGGTTTCGTGCTCAATGACCTGGGCTATGGCTCGGTAATGGCCGGTTTGGTGATCAGCCTGCAGTACCTGGTGACCCTGGTTTCACGACCGCTCACGGGCATGCTGATCGACCGCATCGGCCCCAAGCGCGCGGTGGTATATGGCCTAGGCGGCACCCTGGGCAGCGGCGTACTGACCCTGGCGGCGACCAGCCTGCATGGGGCTTCCGGCGAGACCGGCCTGGGCCTGCTGCTGGCCGGGCGTGTCGCCCTGGGCATCTCCCAGGCGCTGATCGGTACCGGTTCGATCACCTGGGGCATCGGTCGGGTCGGCGCCGAGAACACGGCTCGGGTGATCTCCTGGAATGGCATCGCCTCCTACGGTGCCATCGCCATCGGCGCACCGCTGGGCGTGCTGATGGCCGCGACGCTTGGCCTGTGGAGCATAGGCGCGGCCATCACCCTGCTCAGCCTTGGTGCGCTGTGGGTGGCGCGCGACAAACCGGCCATTCCGGTGATTCAGGGCAAGCGCCTGCCGTTTCACAACGTGTTCCTGGCCATTGCCCCCAACGGCCTGGCACTGGCCCTGGGCTCCATCGGTTTCGGCACCCTGGCGACCTTCGTCACCCTGTATTACGCCAGCCTCGGCTGGGAGCACGCGGCCTATTGCCTGAGCGCCTTCGGCCTGGCCTTTATCGCCGCCCGCCTGCTGTTCGCCGGGGCCATCGAGCGACGCGGTGGCTACCGGGTCGCGACCGTCTGCCTGGCGATCGAAACCCTCGGCCTGTTGCTGCTATGGATCGCGCCGATTCCCGCCCTGGCCCTGTGTGGTGCGGCGCTCACCGGCTTTGGCCTGTCGCTGGTGTATCCGGCGCTTGGCGTCGAAGCCATCGGCAATATTCCCGCGGCCAGCCGCAGCTCGGCGCTGGGCGCCTATGCACTGTTCTTCGATCTGGCGCTTGGCGTCGCCGGCCCGCTGATGGGCCTGGTGGCCACCGCTTACGACTACGGCGCGGTATTTCTCGCCTCGGGTCTGCTGGCGCTGCTCGGCCTGGGCCTGAGCCTGTTGCTGCTGCGCCGGGCGCAGCTGCCAAAGGCGGTGCAACCATGA
- a CDS encoding LysR substrate-binding domain-containing protein: MQDLNDLMYFAKVVEHGGFSAAGQQLGIPKSRLSRRVAELEARLGVRLLQRTTRKLALTETGERYLRHCQAMLLEAEQAQEAVASLSSEPRGRVRMSCPVELARAGLHPVITSFLAKYPLVQLDVVLTNRRVDLLQEGLDVALRVRDQSDEDPSLIARQLAPASAYLVAAPALLHGLDIRTPDDLQQLPALGAAASDRRIHHLLRNAAGIRREVTLEARLSIEDFDIRREAALQGLGFTMLPHTKCLTDLQAGRLVHLLPDWNLPGGHLQAVYPHRRGMLPAVRAWLDHMIQASSNGWLMPGTDLIRPGSEQPDNVISHPTEQDSR; encoded by the coding sequence ATGCAGGACCTCAATGACCTGATGTACTTCGCCAAGGTGGTCGAGCACGGCGGCTTCAGCGCCGCCGGGCAACAGCTGGGCATTCCCAAGTCGCGCCTGTCACGGCGCGTGGCCGAACTCGAGGCGCGTCTGGGTGTGCGCCTGCTGCAGCGCACCACCCGTAAACTGGCGTTGACCGAAACCGGCGAGCGCTACCTGCGCCATTGCCAGGCGATGCTGCTCGAAGCCGAGCAGGCGCAGGAGGCCGTGGCCTCGCTGAGCAGCGAGCCACGCGGGCGGGTGCGCATGTCCTGCCCCGTGGAGCTGGCGCGCGCCGGGCTGCACCCGGTGATCACCAGCTTTCTGGCCAAGTACCCCTTGGTGCAACTCGATGTGGTGCTGACCAATCGCCGCGTGGACCTGCTGCAAGAGGGCCTCGACGTCGCGCTGCGGGTCCGTGATCAGAGCGATGAGGATCCGTCGCTGATCGCCCGCCAACTGGCACCCGCCTCCGCCTATCTGGTGGCTGCTCCGGCATTGCTGCACGGCCTGGACATCCGTACCCCCGATGATCTGCAGCAGCTACCGGCGCTTGGCGCGGCGGCAAGCGACCGACGCATCCATCACCTGCTCAGAAATGCTGCCGGCATCCGCCGCGAAGTGACCCTGGAAGCCCGTCTGAGCATCGAAGACTTCGATATCCGTCGGGAGGCCGCCCTGCAGGGGCTGGGTTTCACCATGCTGCCACACACCAAATGCCTGACCGATCTGCAGGCCGGCCGCCTGGTACACCTGCTGCCGGACTGGAACCTGCCCGGCGGGCACCTGCAGGCCGTCTACCCTCACCGGCGCGGCATGCTGCCAGCGGTACGTGCCTGGCTCGACCATATGATCCAGGCCAGCAGCAACGGTTGGCTAATGCCTGGAACGGACCTGATTCGACCAGGGTCAGAGCAACCTGATAACGTTATCTCCCACCCCACCGAACAGGACAGCCGATGA
- a CDS encoding sigma-70 family RNA polymerase sigma factor, whose product MSDPMFDYDRTLEACARHDERALQALYRQESAQMLGLAISLLGQRDAAEDCLHDAFVQIWRNAGRFQRSLGGGRAWIYSILRYRALNQLRQRGRTVALADDIADHLIDDSPSAAQQHEQQSDKRHLRTCLQKLERPRRHPVLLAFYRGLTHEQIAERLATPLGTIKGRIRSGLRALQECLQR is encoded by the coding sequence ATGTCTGACCCGATGTTCGATTACGACCGCACCCTAGAAGCCTGCGCACGCCATGACGAGCGCGCCTTGCAGGCGCTGTACCGCCAGGAATCGGCGCAGATGCTCGGGCTGGCCATCAGCCTGCTGGGCCAGCGCGACGCGGCCGAGGATTGTCTGCACGATGCCTTCGTGCAGATCTGGCGCAATGCCGGGCGCTTCCAGCGCTCGCTGGGCGGTGGTCGGGCGTGGATCTACAGCATCCTGCGTTACCGCGCCCTCAACCAGTTGCGCCAGCGCGGCCGCACGGTGGCGCTGGCCGACGACATCGCCGACCACCTGATTGACGATAGCCCATCGGCTGCCCAGCAGCACGAACAGCAGTCGGACAAACGCCACCTGCGTACCTGCCTGCAGAAGCTCGAGCGGCCACGGCGCCATCCGGTTCTGCTGGCGTTCTACCGTGGCCTGACCCATGAGCAGATCGCCGAGCGCCTGGCCACCCCGCTGGGCACCATCAAAGGGCGAATTCGTAGCGGTTTACGCGCATTGCAGGAGTGTTTACAACGATGA
- a CDS encoding undecaprenyl-diphosphate phosphatase: MDSWLAFQALILGIVEGLTEFLPISSTGHLIVVGDLLDFNGERATAFKIIIQLGAILAVMWEFRQRILSVVTGLGSDPMARRFTVNLMIAFFPAVVLGLLFADLIEHWLFNPITVSAALVVGGVVMLWAEKRQHRILAETVDDMDWKLALKVGFAQCLALIPGTSRSGSTIIGGLLFGLSRKAATEFSFFLAMPTMVAATVYSLYKYRDILQWSDLPVFAIGFVTTFIVAMLTVRALLVFIANHSYAVFAWYRIAFGLLILATWQFGWIDWSTAEG; this comes from the coding sequence ATGGACAGCTGGCTCGCGTTTCAGGCGCTGATTCTGGGTATCGTTGAGGGTCTTACCGAGTTCTTGCCCATTTCCAGCACCGGACACTTGATCGTGGTGGGTGACTTGCTGGACTTCAATGGCGAGCGTGCCACGGCCTTCAAAATCATCATCCAGCTCGGCGCCATCCTGGCGGTGATGTGGGAGTTTCGCCAGCGCATCCTGTCGGTGGTCACCGGCCTGGGGAGCGATCCCATGGCGCGGCGCTTCACCGTCAATCTGATGATCGCCTTCTTCCCGGCGGTGGTGCTCGGCCTGCTGTTCGCCGATCTGATCGAGCACTGGCTGTTCAACCCGATCACGGTCAGCGCCGCGCTGGTCGTTGGCGGCGTGGTGATGCTCTGGGCCGAGAAGCGTCAGCACCGCATCCTTGCCGAAACGGTCGACGACATGGACTGGAAGCTGGCCCTCAAGGTCGGCTTCGCCCAGTGCCTGGCATTGATCCCGGGTACCTCGCGCTCCGGCTCGACCATCATCGGCGGCCTGCTGTTCGGTCTGTCGCGCAAGGCGGCCACCGAGTTCTCGTTCTTCCTGGCAATGCCGACCATGGTCGCCGCCACCGTCTACTCGCTCTACAAGTATCGGGACATCCTGCAGTGGAGCGATCTGCCGGTATTCGCCATCGGTTTCGTCACCACCTTCATCGTCGCCATGCTGACGGTGCGCGCTCTGCTGGTGTTCATCGCCAACCACAGCTATGCGGTGTTCGCCTGGTACCGGATCGCCTTCGGCCTGCTGATTCTGGCCACCTGGCAATTCGGCTGGATCGACTGGAGCACGGCCGAGGGCTGA
- a CDS encoding DUF4394 domain-containing protein has translation MNIAKKMLGIAITTAALGCATANADALLALSADGKLLHIDTETLTVASDVKLSGVSSLRGLDVRPANGSIYGLDAAGQLYTVDAKSGMASKAAKLSQALPGKGQAVVDFNPVADRLRLLAADGTSLRVNVDSGEVVVDGKVAYAQDGPYAGKTAKVVAGAYTNAYKGTEKTALYTVDLASGNLMLQNPPNDGIQQVVGKLGDGLKSAALDIKSDGKGGNTAYLLTGTTLHQVNLETGKASALGEIKNLPADIIDIAVLPAK, from the coding sequence ATGAACATTGCCAAGAAAATGCTCGGTATCGCCATCACCACCGCTGCCCTGGGCTGCGCCACCGCCAATGCCGATGCCCTGCTGGCCTTGAGTGCGGACGGCAAGCTGCTGCACATCGACACAGAGACCCTCACCGTCGCTTCCGACGTGAAACTCAGCGGCGTTTCCAGCCTGCGTGGCCTCGATGTACGCCCGGCCAATGGCTCGATCTACGGCCTGGATGCTGCTGGCCAGCTGTACACCGTCGATGCCAAGAGCGGCATGGCCAGCAAGGCCGCCAAACTGAGCCAGGCGCTGCCAGGCAAGGGCCAGGCCGTGGTGGACTTCAACCCGGTCGCCGACCGCCTGCGCTTGCTGGCAGCCGATGGCACCAGCCTGCGTGTCAATGTCGACAGTGGTGAAGTGGTGGTGGACGGCAAGGTCGCCTACGCCCAGGACGGCCCGTACGCCGGCAAGACCGCCAAGGTGGTAGCCGGTGCGTACACCAACGCCTACAAGGGCACCGAGAAAACCGCCCTCTACACCGTAGATCTGGCCAGTGGCAACCTGATGCTGCAGAACCCGCCAAATGACGGTATTCAGCAAGTGGTCGGCAAGCTCGGCGACGGCCTGAAGAGCGCAGCGCTGGATATCAAGAGTGACGGTAAAGGCGGCAACACCGCTTACCTGCTGACCGGCACCACGCTGCACCAGGTCAATCTGGAAACCGGCAAGGCCAGCGCGCTGGGTGAGATCAAGAATCTGCCGGCCGACATCATCGACATCGCCGTTCTACCCGCCAAGTAA